aaaactaaaataaaaaaaataaaaactattttttgtaACCAAAGCGGCCCTAAGCATTTTTACTTTTGGCTGCCACTTGCCGCTCAACAGGAAAGGTGAAACCGCATCGGAGATCACCCGCCCCAAACGCGTTCTTAAGAACTTTAACCCGCGGAAGCGATGCCCTCTCCGTGGAACTACTCAAAGCTACGGCTTGCCTATCTTCGAAGCTTGCTGGTCCCCGTGCGGCGAACTGCGTTCCCGGTCCCCCACCCTACCTGCACCGCTGACTTgacttcttcctcctcttcttaTGCCTCCCTCACTGGCTTCCATCGTTAGGGTTTTATCATCAAACCCCATCTCAGAGAACTCACACTGAGTCAAAAACTGCATCTTAGAATTGCTCTAATTTGTGCCGGGGGTTTTTGGCAAATTACTCCGTCTCTCGTCAATGTGCTGCGCTTCATTCTAATCCAAGGTTCCGCGGGCACATTCTGATTCAATCTAACGCAAATCAATGGCGTCTGATTTGTACTATGAGGACTGAATCTTGGCTCTGCTATTTCAATCAGTAGTATTCGTACGGTTCGGACTAGTGATGGCGGCTCCGAGGAACGTCGTGATCGAAGCTGGGAGGCTGAGGGACGAGGAGAATGCGGAAAGCGAGGATTCGCCGACGAGCAAGAAGCCGGTGGGGGCAAAATTGGAAGGGAAATTTCCCATGACGCGGTGGGAGCTAGCGGTGTCTGTGGGCGTCTTCTTGGTATTCTCCACGGGTCTGTTCTGTATCTATCGAGCAATGCCTGCTGCAGAGTATGGTCGGATCAAGTTGCCGCGTACCGTCGCTGATCTCCGAGTGCTCAAGtaggtttctttttatttgtaattgtGCACTTTGAACGTCATCTTTAGGTGAATTGACCCGATATAGCATCTTTTTCTTGGTTCGTTTTATTTACCCCTTTTAAATGATTGTTGTGttcttgtttgttttttttttttttttcaattggcAAAGAAAGTTCAttaaagggcatcaaggggatgccacccaaTTACAGACAACAAAGCTTGTTGTGTTCTTGCTTTATGTGGTTTCTGTTTGTTTCGCGAGTAAATATAGGGAATAAATGGTATCTTGACCTCTGAATTTCTCTGAATTTGTTACTAGTCATAGATACGAAGGAAAGTAAAGATTTGCTTGGATGTGTATGGTataaatttttgtttttgcttttgtttCCTTTTAATAAACAAGAACGAGGGAAGGTTTTGAGATATAAATGCAAGTAGAAGATTATACATAGAAAGATTGTCATATGCAGTATGAGTTTGATGTGCACGTATAACCTTTTTTTTTAGATCATTGGTCTTGCATGAATTTGGAAGATTTAATTTAAATAGATTCTTTAGCATGCTCGTGCTGATGAGTTTTGTCTCCTTGCTTCATACACTATGTTCTTGTGACTGTTGAGTTGAATTCAAGTTTTTTGATTTAATCCTTTGCCTTATAATCTCGAAAAACTTCATAGATCTTACTCTGTTCTTGGATTTTCACTGTATCAAATTATAACTAAAATTTTTGCTGTGCATTTAGCTTCAACTTATGTTGCTGTTTTTTCAAAGTACAAGAGTGATTAGTAGATCCCAGTATCCCATTCATCCCAGCAACTTTTGTTTATCTATAGACTGTCATATTCAGAAAAGGTTTCAGTGGTGAGTAATTTTAGGGAGAGACAGCCCTGTGTGGGTACACCACTCTGAGCAGATGGTAGGAAGCTGATGAAAGAAAGGCATTAGTTGTGTTTCACAGGACAAGGTTGAatatcttctttttatttttaaactggGTATGGACAATTTATGAATGTGAGTGTTAGTGGAGTCAGCAAATTGTTATTGCTGTTCAAGGACatgtattatgatttttttttttaattttattttgtgaCAGGCATAATATCCTCTATGTGAGAGGAACATCACTTTATTTGAGTGATCATGGTTTATTATTGTCCATTCATGCTAAATATTGTGTCTTGATGTGATGTGATTAGCTTCTGGATGGCAGTGCAAGAGGAATCAGGaaattgttattgttgttggATTGCCAAGTACATGTGCTTTTCAAAGGCATGAAATTATCTGCTCATTAGTTGTCGATTCTTTGTGTCATATTTTGCTTTTTCAAGGCATATAACAGATGGGGTCTGCTGAAGAATGGGGAATTAAAGGTGGGAAGAAAGAATTTAGAGATTGAGCCCTCAGTAAAAAATTAAGAGGGCTTATGTCTGAACTGCTGAATTTATTTTGTGAGGGCAGAGAAACTCAGAGGAATTTTCGTTAATTATTTGAAAGTATTAATTATGGTCGAAGTGGGTTGAAGGATTGTTTTATAAAAGCTGATTGTTTTCGCTGTTTCATTTCTGTCTTTGAGGGTTGCCCTTTTTGTTTTTGCTCTTTTCATTCTCTCTGAATGAAAAATGATGCTGTACATCTACATAACTAGAAGAGGATCCTTGAGGGAAGAAGATAACGAAGATATCATAAGTTGGTTGGTCTATTggtccttgtttttttttttttttttgcgcaAGTTTCTGGATCCCTTCAATGTATATTGTTATCCAATCAGTCCAAGGGATCATTTCGTTATGTTTTGATTGCATCTTGAATTTGTGGTTTTAACTACAGAATAGTTGCTTGCACAACTCAATAGTTGGATATGCAGCAACATTGTGGTGCACCGGTGCAAAGCTTACAAATTTGATCTCCAGTGGTCAGATTGTCATCGCCAATAACAGCATGAGATACCCAGCAGGAAAAGAAAAgcatattgtgaaataattttggATAATTCGTTCATAATAGGAATTATGCTCTCGCCTCTTTTGAAGCTTCCATTTCCTATTCGTTGTTGCTTGGTGATGGCTATCTCTAACCATGAGAGAAGATTGTATTTGGCAAACTGTTCAGACTGAAGGAATCCTTTGATCCCTGACTAGAAAAAGTGGCAAAGCATGGGTTCGTGTTTCTGTTAGAGAGAAATATAGTACCTGATCACTGGGTTATTTTTTTGTTAAAGGCAGCGAAATGGATTGGAGATGGCTTTTCCTTGGTGTTTGGGCAAATAAGGAGTTTCACTTGTAAAACTAAAGTTGGAAGATTTGATTATTGGACGACAATTAAGTTGACAAAGGTGGTTAGGTATTTGGATCTAGGCTTGGATGGAATTGCAAGAGATTTTCTGTTTTTAATCCAGGAGAGTATCATGGTGGTGGATGGAGCAACTTCACAGAAGAACTTTGATCAATAGTGGAATAATTGACAAAGAAGATTTTCATGTGGTGAAGGGCACTGATTACGAATTGCAGCAAGGAGATCAGTTGTATAAGTAGTGATGTCCGAATGTGTCTATTTTTGTTTGAAGTGTGGTGAAGCAATGAAGAATGTGCTGGCAGGAGCGGTGAGAATCTATGGGTGTTAGCAGAGGAAAACATTTGGTGCAGTGCAGAGGTGGCTGCCAGTAAGGATTTCATATAAGGTAAGTCAAGGATTGGAGATATGTTGGTCTGTGCCTGGGTCCTTTACAGTTGCATTATATTTGAGCCCTTTTCTAGTAAGATGGCCATGTTTCTGATTTGTCTGATTTACTTAGGGATTTATCATTGCCTCTCCATCTCTGATAGAAGGTTTAGACTTTGGAGGGGCTCCTGTCTTTGACGATGATTGAATGTTGAAGAGCTGTAGTGAAAGGATAGGATCTTCTACCCTTTTGGAGGAGATAAATGGAGCTACTTATAAGCTCAACAATACCCTTTTGGAAGAGATAAATGGAACTTCTTATAAGCTCAACAATTGCTGGATAAGATGGGCCTGTGACTGTCTGATCGTAGAGGCAGCGATGCTTGTCTGGATGGGGataaaagaaagatgaagggTGAGTGGGAGTAGCAAATTTGTAGTGTTCGGTGACTTATGACAGGAAGGTTTTGAACAAGGGCTTTCTCATCTAGTTTTTAAACTAGtttcttctgttttttttttttttttttttttatattttcctaaGAATTTCTTGTTCTCTTTTAGTTTGTACTTGTAATCTCTTCTCCTTTCTATATACAAtttgttttattataaaaaaaaaataacaaattttgGCTCATCCAGGTCtcttgttataaaaaaaaatattttgcattgCTGTAATGAAAGCTAAATCAGATGGCCATATGTTTGTTACCATTTCTGGCTGTCTAGATCTCTAAGGTCAGAGTTATGCATGTTAATCTAAATCTTTTTACTTGTCCACTATATCCTAAGAAAAATTTATCAACTTGTGTATGAACTTCATATTTTAGGCTTCAATTTTTCATGCTTAACTGTCTTATCTGCATCATGCTGATCTGAACTCTGTTGTTTTTCAATTCTCTTCAGAGATCATCTGGCCTCGTATGCAAACGATTACCCAGCACAGTTCATTCTGGGTTACTGCTCAACTTACATCTTCATGCAGACATTTATGATTCCTGGCACTATTTTCATGTCGTTGCTAGCTGGTGCTCTTTTTGGTGTCATCAGAGGTCTTTTTTTAGTTGTTTTCAATGCCACAGCTGGAGCTTCATCCTGCTATTTTTTGTCTAAGTTGGTTGGCAGGCCTTTTGTCAGCTGGATGTGGCCTGACAAGCTGAGGTTTTTCCAGGCAGAGGTAAatttttttgctctttttctttgaAATTAGTAATGTTcttaaatttattatttgttCTACTCTCTTTGTACTTCTACCAACATCAAATGTTGTGGATTCAGATAGCGAAGCGAAGAGAAAAGCTGCTGAATTACATGCTGTTTTTAAGGATAACTCCAACCTTACCCAACCTTTTTATCAATCTGGCATCACCTATTGTGGATATACCATTTCATGTCTTCTTTATGGCTACAGTGATTGGTCTCATTCCAGCCTCCTATATAACTGTCAGAGTAAGTCCTTCGATTTCATCGCATGCTTGTCAAATACATTagcttgttttatttgatttttctttaatttacttATTCAAGTGGAACTTTTCTttactggttttttttttttcatgaactATACAAAATTTAAATCAGAATCCTGTCCACGTTCCTTTCTCAGTCCTATACGGCATTGAATCAATAAGTAATTATCTCAGCTATCATGGGGTTAGAGTTTCACATGGTTGAGGTTCTAAATGTGTGATTATTAAAGTAACCAGGAGCTAGGTGACTTGCAGAGCTGCCACTGCTGTGTTGGTGGCATATTTAACTGCTGAAATTTCCAAGGCCTTCAGAATACCAAAGAAAGAAAGGTCAAATAATGGTGCAAAACTTGATCCAATGATAAAGGAGCTACACCCAAACCTAGCTTATAGGTTCAAATCATTGAAATACCATCTCCAATAGAAGACACAGACACTGTACATTAAGACTGCCAATGTGGTGTAAGGGCCTCGCTCACTCAGGTATTCTGTGTCTTTGGAAAATATGGGCGTAATAATTGAGAATCTTTACTTGTTTCTAAATTTATTGCTGcaaatttaattatgttgttgGACATCCAGCTGTGGGCAAACCTTGACTAAATGGTTAGGGCTGTTATCCTGACCTAAGTGCCATTACCATAACCTAGAGATTTCAGTCAAGATCACGGAAACATCTCTCAAAAATGCAGAGGTAGATCTGTGTACATCATCTCCTCCCCAGTCCCTTGATTTATTGTAGGAACCTTGTGTGCTAGGTAATAGTTTCTTGAAATCTATCAATTCTATATAACAATGAAATTTTACTGTTTAGGAAAGTTAATCAATAGGGAGCTTGATGCTTATGCACACGTAACTTTATTTTAACTTGTGAACTGATAGAATTTTGTAAATAATGGGGTAACATCTTCTATCTCTGTCCATGTTGGTCAAATAGACCAGTCTGGGATCTAAAGGAGGTGATTAGACCATCAAGTTTCAAACTGTGAGATTATTCTTAACAGAACTGGCATGAAAATATCTCGGGAGTTACTTTCGCAAGTGAGTATGTCCAAGATGTGAGGACTACAGAGTTTCATGGGTAGTAGCTCCCCCTGACTGGAGATGTCTGATGTTCTTAGGGTGTGTTAGCATGCAAGTTAAGATTCCACAGAACTGGACTGGGCTGAATATGATAATTATCGCATCCTGTGTTTTTTGGTAGCCATATGTAAAGGACGGGATAAATGCAATCGTTTAAGGAGTGCAAGTCAAGCTTACCTACAAGCTACTTTGACTTGTTTTGTAACTCTACTCAACTCGATTCTGCTTGAGTTTGAGTTACCCGAGCAGTTTAAGGACTCGAGCTCGAGTTTTTTAATACTGCTTGTGAGCCTAGTCAAactttttacttttattatttttataatataagtcgtataataaatattttatagataaatttaatattatgtatatacacACGTTATACATAATTTAGACatgtatttaatatttatttatattgaattAAGCTTAATCAAGtcaaactcaagttttaagaactTGTAGTCGAGTTTGAGATCAGCAATATTAAGATCAATCGAGTTTTGAGCTCAACATTTTTAAGTTGAATCAAGTTTGAGTATCCCATGGTTTCGACTCAACTCGACACGACACGACAATGGCTAATCACAAAGTCCAGCACCCAACCCTATAGGGGGACCAGCAGCACCCCCAGCACCTCATTTCTAAAGAAATTTCAGAAGCATAGGCTGGCGCTGGACCATCTTGTTGGCTTCCTCAGGTCTGCTGTCTGGGAGTTCTACCTAGAGAAGATTACTGCAAGAATGGCTGGATCATTCAACCATGAGTTTTGTGCGTCTAACAAGAGGGCCACCCAtgtctttgttttttgttttcttggGTTTTATTTGTTGAATTAAGATTaagagtcatatgatgaaattatgggaaagtgtaattaaacataaaataagattagaaacgaatatttcagaaaatcaattttgttTTATGCTCCGGAGATCAACACTAggagctatttatcttttaagaagtttaatggaaaagtttaggagaaagaaggacttgcatatgatttttatcgATCtaaagaaagcttatgatagagtacctagggaactGCTTTGGTGGGTagtagaaaagaagggagtttgtagtAGATATACAGAGGACATTAAGGATATgcatgatagagtagtgactagcatcAAGACCGTAGGAGGTGAGTGTAGAGAGTTCCCAATCTCAATAGGTgttcatcaaggttctactttgagtccttatctttttactttagcaATTGATAaaattactaggaatatcc
The sequence above is a segment of the Malania oleifera isolate guangnan ecotype guangnan chromosome 8, ASM2987363v1, whole genome shotgun sequence genome. Coding sequences within it:
- the LOC131162925 gene encoding uncharacterized membrane protein At4g09580: MAAPRNVVIEAGRLRDEENAESEDSPTSKKPVGAKLEGKFPMTRWELAVSVGVFLVFSTGLFCIYRAMPAAEYGRIKLPRTVADLRVLKDHLASYANDYPAQFILGYCSTYIFMQTFMIPGTIFMSLLAGALFGVIRGLFLVVFNATAGASSCYFLSKLVGRPFVSWMWPDKLRFFQAEIAKRREKLLNYMLFLRITPTLPNLFINLASPIVDIPFHVFFMATVIGLIPASYITVRAGLALGELKSVKDLYDFKTLSVLFLIGSVSILPTLLKRKRTYE